A single Bacillota bacterium DNA region contains:
- the fmt gene encoding methionyl-tRNA formyltransferase translates to MESEREQANKEAPAARGERRRPGSVRPILDSSRPEVRRKARPVRRITRQIARLLDDMAATMYDADGVGLAAPQIGVDLRVIVVDVGDGLIEMINPELLKSEGEQTGYEGCLSVPGYVGEVTRARHVRVTGLDREGRRIWVDADDFKARAFQHELDHLDGILYVDKAEHVVRLPPETAYRLVFMGTPEFGVTVLRRLARHGFKLAGVVTQPDRRRGRGQAILPSPVKRQAQEYGLTILEPESPRDPAFVEELRRLRPDVLVTAAYGFVLPPEVLAVPAVAALNVHPSLLPRYRGPAPVERALMAGERETGVSIIRMAERVDAGEVLAQRRIPIDEEDDAGSLGAKLAAAGAELLIEVLHRMATGESVEGRPQEEAEASYAPKIRPEEERLEWSRPAAALVDQIRALSPRPGAYTLHRGERLKVFRAQALPGPEPPATAAEPGRVVAVDARSLVVACGPEGQERVRLLEVQPAGRRRMSVGDFLRGNPVEPGERLA, encoded by the coding sequence ATGGAGAGCGAGCGCGAGCAGGCCAACAAGGAGGCGCCGGCGGCGCGCGGCGAGCGCCGCCGGCCGGGGAGCGTGCGGCCCATCCTGGACAGCAGCCGCCCCGAGGTGCGTCGCAAGGCGCGCCCGGTGCGGCGCATCACGCGCCAGATCGCCAGGCTGCTGGACGACATGGCCGCCACCATGTACGACGCCGACGGCGTCGGGCTGGCGGCGCCGCAGATCGGGGTCGACCTGCGCGTCATCGTGGTCGACGTGGGCGACGGGCTGATCGAGATGATCAACCCCGAGCTGCTCAAGAGCGAGGGGGAGCAGACGGGGTACGAGGGCTGCCTGAGCGTCCCCGGCTACGTGGGCGAGGTGACGCGGGCGCGCCACGTGCGCGTCACCGGCCTTGACCGCGAGGGGCGGCGCATCTGGGTGGACGCCGACGACTTCAAGGCGCGGGCCTTCCAGCACGAGCTGGACCATCTGGACGGGATTCTCTACGTGGACAAGGCGGAGCACGTGGTCCGCCTGCCGCCGGAGACCGCCTACCGACTGGTCTTCATGGGCACGCCCGAATTCGGGGTGACGGTGCTCCGGCGTCTTGCCCGCCATGGCTTCAAGCTGGCCGGCGTGGTGACGCAGCCCGACCGGCGGCGGGGTCGCGGCCAGGCGATCCTCCCCTCGCCAGTTAAGCGCCAGGCGCAGGAGTACGGCCTGACCATCCTGGAGCCGGAGAGCCCGCGGGACCCCGCCTTCGTGGAGGAGCTCCGCCGGCTGCGCCCGGACGTCCTGGTCACCGCTGCCTACGGCTTCGTCCTGCCGCCGGAGGTGCTGGCCGTGCCGGCGGTGGCCGCGCTCAACGTCCATCCCTCGCTCCTGCCGCGCTACCGCGGCCCCGCGCCCGTCGAGCGCGCCCTGATGGCGGGTGAGAGGGAGACGGGGGTCAGCATCATTCGCATGGCGGAGCGGGTGGACGCGGGCGAGGTGCTGGCGCAGCGGCGCATACCGATCGACGAGGAGGACGATGCCGGCTCGCTGGGGGCCAAGCTGGCGGCGGCGGGCGCCGAGCTGCTCATCGAGGTGCTCCACCGCATGGCCACGGGGGAGAGCGTGGAGGGACGGCCGCAGGAGGAGGCGGAGGCCAGCTACGCGCCCAAGATCCGCCCCGAGGAGGAGCGCCTGGAGTGGAGCCGGCCGGCGGCGGCGCTGGTCGACCAGATCCGCGCTCTCAGCCCGCGACCCGGCGCCTACACGCTCCACCGCGGCGAGCGACTGAAGGTTTTCCGCGCGCAGGCCCTGCCCGGCCCCGAGCCCCCCGCGACCGCGGCCGAGCCGGGCCGGGTGGTGGCGGTGGACGCCCGTTCGCTGGTGGTCGCCTGCGGCCCGGAGGGGCAGGAGCGCGTCCGCCTCCTGGAGGTGCAACCGGCGGGGCGGCGGCGCATGTCCGTGGGTGATTTTCTCCGTGGCAACCCGGTCGAGCCGGGGGAGCGACTTGCCTGA
- the rsmB gene encoding 16S rRNA (cytosine(967)-C(5))-methyltransferase RsmB has protein sequence MPEKPPGRAGGAAGARRVALGACLAVERGQRAREALEAELAAAGGLSAADRHLATELLYGTVRLMRRLDYLLERFSRRPLRLLQPEVRWALRLALFQLSETSVPEHAAVYETLEALRAAGGKAGVGYANAVLRQALRRREEWSLPEGAEAEALAIRHSFPDWLARRWVERYGSGEAERLMRYMNEPPPLTVRVNRLRARPEEALERLRAAGLEAEPGLTGAQVIRLRGGSPAELPGWSEGWYQVQSEASFLIGLSVGAKPGERILDVAAAPGGKSTHLAEQTGDRGLVLAVDVDAGRLRRVKENARRLGLRSIRLLAEDARRLAARLEPGSFDRVLVDAPCTGTGVLNRRPEARWRKRPGDVAAAARLQAQILDGVAPLVRPGGTLVYSTCTLEPEENAATVEAFLRRWPTFRREALAPWLPERLAGRVEREGEIQLLPQRDGLDGHYIARLAREA, from the coding sequence TTGCCTGAGAAGCCTCCGGGGCGGGCGGGCGGAGCGGCGGGCGCGCGGCGGGTGGCGCTCGGCGCCTGTCTGGCTGTGGAACGCGGGCAGCGGGCCAGGGAGGCGCTGGAGGCGGAGCTGGCCGCGGCGGGCGGACTCTCCGCGGCCGACCGCCACCTGGCCACCGAGCTCCTCTACGGGACGGTGCGGCTGATGCGCCGCCTCGACTACCTGCTGGAACGCTTTTCGCGCCGGCCCCTCCGCCTTCTCCAGCCGGAGGTCCGCTGGGCCCTCCGCCTGGCGCTCTTCCAGCTGAGCGAGACCTCCGTCCCGGAGCACGCGGCGGTCTACGAGACGCTGGAGGCGCTGCGGGCGGCGGGCGGGAAAGCCGGAGTGGGCTACGCCAACGCCGTGTTGCGCCAGGCGCTGCGCCGCCGGGAGGAGTGGAGCCTGCCGGAGGGAGCGGAGGCGGAGGCGCTGGCGATCCGCCACTCCTTCCCGGACTGGCTGGCCCGCCGCTGGGTGGAACGCTACGGGAGCGGGGAGGCGGAGCGGCTGATGCGCTACATGAACGAGCCACCGCCCTTGACGGTGCGCGTCAACCGCCTCCGCGCCCGCCCCGAGGAGGCGCTGGAGAGACTGCGGGCGGCCGGCCTGGAGGCGGAGCCGGGGCTGACGGGCGCGCAGGTGATCCGCCTGCGAGGGGGCTCCCCGGCCGAGCTCCCCGGCTGGTCGGAGGGCTGGTACCAGGTCCAGTCGGAGGCCTCCTTCCTGATCGGCCTGAGCGTGGGCGCCAAGCCCGGCGAGCGGATCCTGGACGTGGCCGCGGCGCCGGGCGGCAAGAGCACCCACCTGGCCGAGCAGACCGGCGACCGCGGGCTGGTGCTGGCCGTCGACGTGGACGCGGGGCGGCTCCGGCGGGTGAAGGAGAACGCGCGCCGCCTGGGTCTCCGCTCGATCCGCCTGCTGGCCGAAGACGCCCGCCGGCTCGCCGCGCGGCTGGAGCCGGGCTCTTTCGACCGCGTGCTGGTGGACGCGCCCTGCACCGGCACCGGCGTCCTCAACCGCCGCCCCGAGGCCCGCTGGAGGAAGCGGCCCGGGGACGTGGCGGCGGCCGCGCGCCTCCAGGCCCAGATCCTGGACGGCGTGGCGCCGCTGGTACGCCCGGGTGGGACGCTGGTCTACTCCACGTGTACACTCGAACCGGAGGAGAACGCGGCCACCGTCGAGGCGTTTCTGCGCCGCTGGCCAACCTTCCGGCGGGAGGCGCTGGCGCCCTGGCTGCCGGAGCGACTGGCGGGGCGGGTGGAGCGGGAGGGCGAGATCCAGCTGCTCCCGCAGCGCGACGGGCTGGACGGGCACTACATCGCCCGCCTGGCCAGGGAGGCGTGA
- the rlmN gene encoding 23S rRNA (adenine(2503)-C(2))-methyltransferase RlmN — translation MAGSERVAGGPPDLRGFDREAMEAFALGEGQPAYRGRQLLRWIQGRAVTDFEAMTDLPAAWRASLKARIPLEPAEVVRRQADPEDGTVKLLLRLADGELVETVRMRYRYGFSACISTQVGCNVGCRFCASTLGGKRRDLTAAEMAEQALAIQRELLPRGERLSRLVLMGMGEPLENYAETVRFLRLAHEPEGLAISYRRMTVSTSGVAPAIERLAEEGLPVTLAVSLHAPNDELRRRLVPMNNRYPIARLMEAVRLYAARTGRRPTFEYVMIDGVNDAAEHARELAGLLRGLPNHVNLIPLNESGRGLASSPPERIEAFRQVLERAGVEVTVRRSLGRRIDAACGQLRRREVEAAARPLVRLGE, via the coding sequence ATGGCGGGGAGCGAGCGGGTAGCGGGCGGACCGCCCGACCTGCGCGGGTTCGACCGCGAGGCGATGGAGGCCTTCGCGCTGGGCGAGGGCCAGCCGGCCTACCGCGGGCGGCAGCTGCTGCGCTGGATCCAGGGGCGCGCCGTCACCGACTTCGAGGCCATGACCGACCTGCCCGCCGCCTGGCGGGCGAGCCTCAAGGCTCGGATCCCGCTGGAGCCGGCGGAAGTGGTCCGCCGCCAGGCCGACCCGGAGGACGGGACGGTCAAGCTCCTTCTCCGGCTCGCCGACGGCGAGCTGGTGGAGACGGTCCGCATGCGCTATCGTTACGGTTTCAGCGCCTGCATCTCCACGCAGGTGGGCTGCAACGTGGGCTGCCGCTTCTGCGCCTCCACCCTGGGCGGGAAGCGGCGCGACCTGACGGCGGCCGAGATGGCGGAGCAGGCGTTGGCCATCCAGCGCGAGCTGCTGCCCCGGGGGGAGCGCCTGAGCCGGCTGGTGCTGATGGGGATGGGCGAGCCGCTGGAGAACTACGCCGAGACGGTCCGCTTCCTGCGCCTGGCGCACGAGCCGGAGGGGCTGGCCATCTCGTACCGGCGCATGACGGTCTCCACCTCGGGGGTGGCGCCGGCCATCGAGCGGCTGGCGGAGGAAGGGCTCCCCGTCACGCTGGCCGTCTCGCTCCACGCCCCCAACGACGAACTCCGGCGGCGGCTGGTGCCGATGAACAACCGCTACCCCATCGCCCGCCTGATGGAGGCCGTCCGGCTGTACGCGGCGCGGACCGGACGGCGCCCCACCTTCGAGTACGTGATGATCGACGGGGTGAACGACGCGGCCGAGCATGCCCGCGAGCTGGCCGGCCTCCTGCGCGGGCTGCCCAACCACGTCAACCTGATCCCGCTCAACGAGTCGGGGAGGGGCTTGGCCAGCTCGCCACCGGAGCGCATCGAGGCCTTCCGGCAGGTGCTGGAGCGGGCGGGGGTGGAGGTGACGGTGCGCCGCTCCCTGGGGCGCCGCATCGACGCGGCCTGCGGCCAGCTGCGCCGGCGCGAGGTGGAGGCGGCGGCGCGGCCGCTGGTGCGGCTGGGCGAGTAG
- a CDS encoding Stp1/IreP family PP2C-type Ser/Thr phosphatase, translated as MRVDAASDVGRVRVRNEDAWLWRRLGAAELLAVADGLGGHQAGDVASRLALQALAEALGDAGPGALRRQRLEAAFHRANEAVWQAAQRRPDWSGMGTTLTAALVEAGELTVAHVGDSRAYLWRGGSLRQLTSDHSLVRALVERGALSEEEAERLPERHILTRAVGTAPEVEVDVVGLRLEPGDRLLLATDGLTAALSLEQVVELLAQGGDRPAQRLVEAANRGGAPDNVTVLVAELEAGTEGDREAGLASGGLG; from the coding sequence ATGCGGGTCGATGCCGCCAGCGACGTGGGGCGAGTACGCGTACGCAACGAGGACGCCTGGCTCTGGCGGCGCCTGGGCGCGGCGGAGCTCCTGGCGGTGGCCGACGGGCTGGGCGGCCACCAGGCCGGCGATGTGGCCAGCCGCCTGGCCCTGCAGGCGCTGGCCGAGGCGCTGGGCGACGCCGGTCCGGGCGCGCTCCGCCGCCAGAGGCTGGAGGCGGCCTTCCACCGGGCCAACGAGGCGGTCTGGCAGGCGGCCCAGCGCCGGCCCGACTGGAGCGGCATGGGCACCACCCTGACGGCGGCGCTGGTGGAGGCCGGCGAGCTGACCGTGGCCCACGTGGGCGACAGCCGGGCCTACCTCTGGCGGGGCGGCAGCCTGCGTCAGCTGACCTCCGACCACTCGCTGGTGCGGGCGCTGGTGGAGCGCGGCGCCCTGAGCGAGGAGGAGGCCGAGCGCCTCCCCGAACGGCATATTCTCACCCGCGCGGTGGGCACCGCGCCCGAGGTGGAGGTCGATGTCGTGGGGCTCCGGCTGGAGCCGGGAGACCGGCTGCTACTGGCCACCGACGGCCTGACGGCGGCGCTCAGCCTGGAGCAGGTGGTGGAGCTGCTGGCGCAGGGCGGCGACCGCCCGGCGCAACGCCTGGTGGAGGCCGCCAACCGCGGCGGGGCTCCCGACAACGTGACGGTCCTGGTGGCCGAGCTGGAGGCCGGGACCGAAGGCGACCGCGAGGCGGGTCTGGCCTCGGGTGGTCTGGGGTGA
- the pknB gene encoding Stk1 family PASTA domain-containing Ser/Thr kinase: protein MIGRLLGGRYEILHRVGGGGMAVVYKGLDRLLSRPVAVKVLREQYATDPEFVRRFRREAQAAAMLSHPNIVNVYDVGDDGELHYIVMEYVEGRSLRQLLDQEGALAPARAARIAAQILDALEEAHRHGVIHRDIKPDNILLTRDERVKVADFGIARAVSQATLVPTGAILGSAHYISPEQARGSPLDGRSDLYSVGVLLFQLLSGELPYDGESPVEVALKRFQEEPPDLAALAPQVPEALARVVRKAMARQPGRRYPGAAAMAEDLRAFLAGRPLLYAGEEETLDGGAQDEPTLALAAAAGRGRRDGVDAAAGERPEREGRHRPWLWALAGLLLLLGAAGYGAWALAHWFDVPTVRVPRVVGLTLSEATRALQDSRLTLSVADQRYSQRYPANVVISQEPAPGESVKAGQPVRVVVSQGPEQVTVPAVTNMPQQTAQTLLQARGLKVQVVQEYSDSVAAGYVIDQSPAPGSSLGQGATVTLTVSQGPSVNQVAVPALVGLGVDDALSQLRAQQLVPGKMTYQLAGYPAGTVVSTSPAAGQMVAPGSAVDLVISRGCVNQAQPTLTVPGQGSQPVQVRVDLTDAAGTRTIYQATHLPGDTFQVDACWGSGDARLKVYEDGQLVNPPDGDLLKGGAP, encoded by the coding sequence GTGATCGGACGCCTGCTGGGCGGTCGCTACGAGATCCTTCACCGCGTGGGCGGCGGCGGCATGGCCGTCGTCTACAAGGGGCTGGACCGCCTCCTCTCCCGCCCGGTGGCCGTCAAGGTCCTGCGCGAGCAGTACGCCACCGACCCCGAGTTCGTACGCCGTTTTCGCCGCGAAGCGCAGGCCGCGGCCATGCTCTCCCACCCCAACATCGTCAACGTTTACGACGTGGGCGACGACGGAGAGCTCCACTACATCGTGATGGAGTACGTGGAGGGTCGCAGCCTCCGCCAGCTGCTCGACCAGGAGGGGGCGCTGGCGCCCGCGCGGGCGGCGCGCATCGCCGCCCAGATCCTGGACGCCCTGGAGGAGGCGCATCGCCACGGTGTCATCCACCGCGACATCAAGCCGGACAACATCCTCCTGACGCGCGACGAGCGGGTGAAGGTGGCCGACTTCGGCATCGCCCGCGCGGTCAGCCAGGCGACGCTGGTGCCCACCGGGGCCATCCTGGGCTCGGCGCACTACATCTCCCCGGAACAGGCGCGCGGCAGCCCTCTCGACGGGCGCTCCGACCTCTACTCGGTGGGCGTCCTTCTCTTCCAGCTGCTGAGCGGGGAGCTGCCCTACGACGGCGAGAGTCCGGTGGAGGTGGCGCTCAAGCGCTTCCAGGAAGAACCGCCCGACCTCGCCGCGCTGGCGCCCCAGGTTCCGGAGGCGCTGGCGCGGGTGGTGCGCAAGGCCATGGCGCGCCAGCCGGGCCGCCGCTACCCGGGCGCGGCCGCCATGGCGGAGGACCTGCGCGCCTTTCTGGCGGGCCGTCCGCTGCTGTATGCCGGGGAGGAGGAGACGCTCGACGGGGGCGCGCAGGACGAGCCGACGCTCGCCCTGGCGGCGGCCGCCGGCCGGGGGAGGCGCGACGGGGTGGATGCCGCCGCCGGCGAGCGCCCGGAACGGGAGGGGCGGCACCGCCCGTGGCTCTGGGCGCTGGCCGGCCTCCTCCTGCTGCTGGGGGCGGCGGGCTACGGCGCGTGGGCACTGGCGCACTGGTTCGACGTGCCCACCGTCCGCGTGCCCAGGGTGGTGGGGCTCACCCTGAGCGAGGCGACGCGGGCCCTGCAGGACTCGCGCCTGACGCTGAGCGTTGCCGACCAGCGCTACAGTCAACGGTACCCGGCCAACGTGGTCATCTCCCAGGAGCCGGCCCCGGGCGAGTCGGTCAAGGCCGGACAGCCGGTGCGCGTGGTCGTCTCCCAGGGACCGGAGCAGGTGACGGTGCCCGCGGTGACCAACATGCCCCAGCAGACGGCCCAGACGCTCCTCCAGGCACGGGGGCTGAAAGTGCAGGTGGTCCAGGAGTACAGCGACTCCGTGGCCGCCGGCTACGTCATCGACCAGTCGCCCGCTCCGGGCTCCTCGCTGGGCCAGGGGGCCACGGTCACGCTGACCGTCAGCCAGGGGCCGAGCGTCAACCAGGTGGCGGTTCCGGCCCTGGTCGGGCTGGGGGTGGACGACGCGCTCAGCCAGCTGCGGGCGCAGCAGCTGGTCCCGGGGAAGATGACCTACCAGCTGGCGGGCTATCCGGCGGGGACGGTGGTCTCCACCTCGCCCGCCGCCGGCCAGATGGTGGCGCCGGGCAGCGCCGTCGACCTGGTGATCAGCCGCGGCTGCGTCAACCAGGCGCAGCCTACGCTGACCGTCCCCGGGCAGGGCAGCCAGCCGGTCCAGGTGCGGGTCGACTTGACCGACGCCGCGGGTACGCGGACGATCTACCAGGCGACGCATCTCCCGGGCGACACCTTCCAGGTGGACGCCTGCTGGGGGAGCGGCGACGCCAGGCTGAAGGTCTACGAGGACGGTCAGCTGGTCAACCCGCCCGACGGGGATCTCCTGAAGGGAGGAGCGCCTTGA
- the rsgA gene encoding ribosome small subunit-dependent GTPase A, with the protein MSRTGRVVKVLNQWYEVQTEEGVLAARPRGRLRREGEGAPLAGDMVEVLPAPDGTARIERILPRRNRLDRPPVANVDRLLVVASWREPEIVPELVDRALLEAERRGIPAALVLNKVDRIAGQPGLLEEARRFLEPYRKAGYPVLLTAALDGTGLEELRALLAGGLTVLAGASGVGKSSLLNALLPGARLRTGTLSRAERGMHTTRHVELLPLPDGGWVADTPGFVRLEPAGLEDPREVRDAFPELARAGGSCRFRDCLHQDEPGCAVREAVARGEIDAGRYARYRALLEEVRQAAGRR; encoded by the coding sequence TTGAGCCGGACCGGGCGGGTCGTCAAGGTCCTCAACCAGTGGTACGAGGTGCAGACGGAAGAGGGCGTCCTGGCGGCGCGGCCCCGCGGCCGCCTCCGGCGGGAGGGGGAGGGAGCACCCCTGGCCGGGGACATGGTGGAGGTACTGCCGGCGCCCGACGGCACCGCGCGCATCGAACGGATCCTCCCGCGCCGGAACCGGCTCGATCGCCCGCCCGTGGCCAACGTCGACCGGCTGCTGGTGGTGGCCTCCTGGCGCGAGCCCGAGATCGTGCCGGAACTGGTGGACCGGGCGCTGCTGGAGGCGGAGCGCCGCGGGATCCCGGCGGCGTTGGTGCTGAACAAGGTGGACCGCATCGCGGGGCAGCCCGGGCTCCTCGAGGAGGCCCGGCGCTTTCTCGAGCCCTACCGGAAGGCGGGCTACCCCGTCCTCCTGACCGCCGCGCTGGACGGGACCGGCCTGGAGGAGCTGCGTGCGCTGCTGGCGGGCGGCCTGACGGTGCTGGCGGGCGCCAGCGGGGTGGGGAAGTCCAGCCTGCTCAACGCCCTCCTGCCCGGCGCGCGCCTGCGTACGGGAACGCTCAGCCGCGCCGAGCGCGGCATGCACACCACGCGTCACGTGGAGCTGCTGCCGCTCCCGGACGGCGGCTGGGTGGCCGACACTCCCGGCTTCGTCCGCCTGGAACCGGCGGGGCTGGAGGACCCGCGGGAGGTGCGCGACGCCTTTCCCGAGCTGGCTCGTGCGGGAGGCTCCTGCCGCTTCCGCGACTGCCTGCACCAGGACGAGCCGGGCTGCGCGGTCCGCGAGGCGGTGGCGCGGGGCGAGATCGACGCCGGCCGCTATGCGCGCTACCGGGCGCTCCTGGAGGAGGTCCGGCAGGCGGCCGGGAGACGCTGA
- the rpe gene encoding ribulose-phosphate 3-epimerase, translating into MPIVAPSVLSADLSDLAAFARRMEGAGARRLHLDVMDGHFVPNLTFGPPVVTALRRHTRLPFDVHLMVEEPEALLEALRPAQPATVVVHAESSRHLHRLLAGAREQGFRTGLALNPATGTEVVRWLWPLVDQVLVMSVNPGWGGQRFLALALEKLRRLAGEAPAGWAGELAVDGGIGEAVAAEAVAAGAEVLVAGAAVAGAEDPAAALRRLAEIAERAAGLRSAGREAPAPGEGGTGCST; encoded by the coding sequence ATGCCGATCGTGGCGCCTTCGGTGCTCTCCGCCGACCTCTCCGACCTGGCCGCCTTCGCGCGGCGCATGGAGGGCGCCGGGGCGCGCCGTCTCCACCTGGACGTGATGGACGGGCACTTCGTGCCCAACCTGACCTTCGGGCCGCCGGTGGTGACGGCGCTGCGCCGCCACACGCGGCTGCCCTTCGACGTCCACCTGATGGTGGAGGAGCCCGAGGCCCTGCTGGAGGCGTTGCGGCCGGCGCAGCCGGCGACGGTGGTGGTCCACGCCGAGAGCAGCCGCCACCTGCACCGCCTCCTGGCGGGCGCGCGCGAGCAGGGCTTCCGCACCGGGCTGGCGCTCAACCCGGCGACGGGCACCGAGGTCGTCCGCTGGCTCTGGCCGCTCGTCGACCAGGTGCTGGTGATGAGCGTCAACCCGGGATGGGGCGGGCAGCGCTTCCTGGCGCTGGCGCTGGAGAAGCTCCGCCGGCTGGCCGGCGAGGCGCCGGCGGGATGGGCGGGCGAGCTGGCGGTGGACGGCGGGATCGGCGAGGCGGTGGCGGCCGAGGCGGTGGCGGCGGGGGCCGAGGTGCTGGTGGCGGGTGCGGCGGTGGCCGGGGCGGAGGATCCCGCGGCCGCCCTGCGCCGTCTGGCGGAGATCGCGGAGCGGGCGGCGGGGCTGCGAAGCGCGGGCCGGGAGGCGCCGGCGCCGGGAGAGGGGGGGACGGGATGCTCTACCTGA
- a CDS encoding CBS domain-containing protein: MLYLSRLLGSRVYAQESEGSVVLGRLEDVVIQAGQSNPLARGFILRGRRGDAFWVPSGQLLPEADGRLVVRSPQRSIRLFLPETRTIRLGLDVLDKQVIDIMGHKVVRVNDVQVAWAGEALRIVAVDVGWTGFLQRLGLGGLVGLLRRLGFHPRERVIPWALVEPLGSPASPLKLSIAWNKLRGYHPADLASLLPDLDPEEQVALLRSLDLRDAAEVVSRIEEAPLRRAILERLPKELASDLLERMAPDDAADVLAELPRDDQEAIVGGMEKAQRSDVERLMRYGPHSAGGLMTTDFIAFPERLTAQEAIDRLRVLAPDAETIYYLYVVAEDGRLVGTLTLRDLIVAPPDRPLGAVMHRRVISVPLEADEERVVDVMAHYDFLALPVVDDEGRLQGIITYDDVMDVVLERGGWKRRLRARD; this comes from the coding sequence ATGCTCTACCTGAGCCGGCTGCTGGGCAGCCGCGTCTACGCCCAGGAGTCGGAGGGCTCGGTGGTGCTGGGCCGGCTGGAAGACGTGGTCATCCAGGCCGGACAGTCCAACCCGCTGGCGCGCGGCTTCATCCTGCGCGGCCGGAGGGGCGACGCCTTCTGGGTGCCCAGCGGCCAGCTCCTCCCGGAGGCCGACGGCCGCCTGGTCGTCCGCTCGCCCCAGCGCTCCATCCGCCTCTTTCTGCCCGAGACGCGCACCATCCGCCTGGGACTGGACGTGCTGGACAAGCAGGTGATCGACATCATGGGCCACAAGGTGGTGCGCGTCAACGACGTGCAGGTGGCCTGGGCGGGCGAGGCGTTGCGCATCGTGGCCGTCGACGTCGGCTGGACCGGCTTCCTGCAACGGCTGGGACTGGGAGGGCTGGTCGGTCTGCTGCGGCGGCTGGGCTTCCACCCGCGCGAGCGGGTGATCCCCTGGGCGCTGGTGGAGCCTCTGGGCTCGCCGGCCTCGCCGCTCAAGCTCTCCATCGCCTGGAACAAGCTGCGCGGCTACCATCCCGCCGACCTGGCCTCGCTCCTGCCCGACCTCGACCCGGAGGAGCAGGTGGCGCTCCTCCGCTCCCTCGACCTGCGCGACGCGGCCGAAGTGGTCTCGCGCATCGAGGAGGCGCCGCTGCGGCGCGCCATCCTGGAGCGGCTGCCCAAGGAGCTGGCCTCGGACCTCTTGGAGCGCATGGCGCCCGACGACGCCGCCGACGTGCTGGCCGAGCTGCCGCGCGACGACCAGGAGGCCATCGTGGGCGGCATGGAGAAGGCCCAGCGCTCGGACGTGGAGCGCCTGATGCGCTACGGGCCGCACTCCGCCGGCGGCCTGATGACCACCGACTTCATCGCCTTTCCGGAGCGCCTGACCGCCCAGGAAGCCATCGACCGCCTCCGCGTCCTCGCGCCCGACGCCGAGACCATCTACTACCTCTACGTGGTGGCGGAGGACGGGCGCCTGGTGGGCACGCTGACGTTGCGCGACCTGATCGTCGCCCCGCCCGACCGGCCGCTGGGCGCCGTGATGCACCGGCGCGTCATCTCGGTGCCGCTGGAGGCGGACGAGGAGCGCGTGGTGGACGTGATGGCGCACTACGACTTCCTCGCGCTCCCGGTGGTCGACGACGAGGGCAGGCTGCAGGGCATCATCACCTATGACGACGTGATGGACGTGGTCCTGGAGCGGGGCGGCTGGAAGCGGCGGCTGCGCGCGCGCGACTGA
- the hslO gene encoding Hsp33 family molecular chaperone HslO, with protein sequence MAADTSAVVDEAARRHDTWPTATAALGRLLTATAFLAADAKHGSVTVRLAGDGPLGGAVAVGEADGRLRGYVGEPHVDLPLNAAGKLDVGGAVGRQGFLYVTYQPERGRPYTGSVPLASGEVGDDVSEFLRRSAQRPAAVGVGVLVGPGGEVRAAGGLLVEVLPGALDELGADVEANLERIGSISRLVEAGAGPRELAAEALRGWSWRIEGEPLPLRFRCSCSRERVEAALLALGEDELRGMEAEGRAEVRCHFCNARYTFTREELARLAAQAAAAGG encoded by the coding sequence ATGGCCGCCGACACCTCGGCGGTCGTCGACGAGGCCGCCCGCCGTCACGACACCTGGCCCACGGCCACGGCGGCCCTGGGCCGCCTCCTGACGGCCACCGCCTTTCTGGCGGCGGACGCCAAGCACGGTTCGGTCACCGTCCGGCTGGCGGGGGATGGGCCGCTGGGCGGCGCGGTGGCCGTGGGAGAGGCGGACGGGCGCCTGCGCGGCTACGTGGGCGAACCGCACGTGGACCTGCCGCTCAACGCGGCCGGCAAGCTGGACGTGGGAGGCGCCGTGGGCCGGCAGGGCTTCCTGTACGTGACCTACCAGCCCGAGCGGGGGCGTCCCTACACGGGTTCGGTGCCATTGGCCAGCGGCGAGGTGGGCGACGACGTCAGCGAATTCCTGCGCCGCTCCGCGCAGCGGCCCGCCGCGGTGGGGGTGGGCGTCCTGGTCGGACCGGGTGGCGAAGTGCGCGCCGCCGGCGGGTTGCTGGTGGAGGTGCTGCCCGGCGCGCTGGACGAGCTGGGCGCCGATGTCGAGGCCAACCTGGAGCGGATCGGAAGCATCAGCCGGCTGGTGGAGGCCGGCGCGGGTCCGCGGGAGCTGGCGGCCGAGGCGCTGCGGGGATGGTCCTGGCGGATCGAGGGCGAGCCGCTGCCGCTGCGCTTCCGCTGCAGCTGCTCGCGGGAGCGCGTGGAGGCCGCGCTGCTGGCGCTGGGAGAGGACGAACTGCGGGGGATGGAGGCGGAGGGGCGCGCCGAGGTGCGCTGCCACTTCTGCAACGCCCGCTACACCTTCACCCGGGAGGAGCTGGCCCGCCTGGCGGCGCAGGCCGCCGCTGCGGGCGGCTAG
- the rpmB gene encoding 50S ribosomal protein L28, with amino-acid sequence MARRCDICGREVAFGHAVSHSNRKSNRLWRPNLQTVRVERAEGRRRLRVCTRCLRSGRVARAV; translated from the coding sequence GTGGCCCGACGCTGCGATATCTGCGGTCGCGAAGTCGCCTTCGGCCATGCCGTCAGCCATTCCAACCGGAAGAGCAACCGCCTCTGGCGGCCCAACCTGCAGACGGTGCGCGTGGAGAGAGCGGAGGGCCGGCGCCGCCTGCGCGTCTGCACCCGCTGCCTCCGCTCGGGACGCGTGGCGCGAGCGGTCTAG